The following proteins are co-located in the Microbacterium immunditiarum genome:
- the thyX gene encoding FAD-dependent thymidylate synthase, with translation MTDQAITETEIEFRSDVTVEIVRASASDSDVLFAARVSTMGEQTLESAAAGTEASARDRGLINYLMRDRHGSPFEHNSMTFYVQAPIFVFREFMRHRIASYNEESGRYRELRPVFYVPAPDRRLVQVGKPGAYEFLEGTPEQAAIVDEATREAAVHAFRAYQRMLDAGVAREVARIVLPLNIYSSMYVTMNARSLMNFLSLRTKVEGTHFPSFPQREIEMCAEKMEAIWRDLMPLTHAAFNANGRVAP, from the coding sequence GTGACCGACCAAGCCATCACCGAGACCGAGATCGAGTTCCGCAGCGACGTCACTGTCGAGATCGTGCGCGCGAGCGCGTCCGACTCCGACGTGCTCTTCGCCGCGCGAGTGTCGACGATGGGCGAGCAGACGCTCGAGTCCGCGGCGGCGGGCACCGAGGCATCCGCCCGCGATCGCGGCCTCATCAACTACCTCATGCGCGACCGCCACGGCTCGCCGTTCGAGCACAACTCGATGACCTTCTACGTGCAGGCGCCGATCTTCGTGTTCCGCGAGTTCATGCGGCACCGCATCGCGTCGTACAACGAGGAGTCCGGTCGCTACCGCGAGCTGCGGCCGGTGTTCTACGTCCCCGCTCCCGACCGTCGGCTCGTCCAGGTCGGCAAGCCCGGCGCGTACGAATTCCTCGAAGGCACGCCCGAGCAGGCGGCGATCGTCGATGAGGCGACCCGCGAGGCAGCCGTGCACGCGTTCCGCGCGTATCAGCGGATGCTCGACGCCGGCGTCGCGCGCGAGGTGGCGCGGATCGTGCTCCCGCTGAACATCTACTCGTCGATGTACGTGACGATGAACGCGCGCTCGCTCATGAACTTCCTCTCGCTGCGCACGAAGGTGGAAGGCACGCACTTCCCGTCGTTCCCGCAGCGCGAGATCGAGATGTGCGCCGAGAAGATGGAGGCCATCTGGCGTGACCTCATGCCGCTCACGCACGCCGCGTTCAACGCCAACGGCCGAGTCGCGCCGTAA
- a CDS encoding thioredoxin domain-containing protein: MDLVSAFVGLAVLLTATVALGVFLRWRQNRPRRHIAHEIVQPERLGADGLGENATLLQFSTELCARCPGVHRTLAAVAAAHDGVRHLDIDLTHRPDIARHFHVLQTPTTLILDSNGAVQTRFGGAPNRDVLELELARLTSETTSHV, from the coding sequence GTGGATCTTGTGAGCGCGTTCGTCGGCCTCGCCGTGCTGCTCACGGCGACGGTCGCCCTCGGCGTCTTCCTCCGCTGGCGTCAGAACCGGCCGCGCCGCCACATCGCGCACGAGATCGTGCAGCCCGAGCGCCTCGGGGCCGACGGCCTGGGCGAGAACGCGACGCTGCTGCAGTTCTCCACCGAGCTGTGCGCGCGCTGTCCTGGAGTCCACCGCACGCTCGCCGCGGTGGCCGCGGCCCACGACGGCGTGCGCCACCTCGACATCGATCTCACGCACCGGCCCGACATCGCGCGCCACTTCCACGTGCTGCAGACCCCGACGACCCTCATCCTCGACAGCAACGGCGCAGTCCAGACCCGATTCGGCGGCGCCCCGAACCGCGACGTGCTCGAGCTCGAGCTCGCGCGGCTGACCTCGGAGACCACCAGCCATGTCTGA
- a CDS encoding DUF4395 domain-containing protein, whose translation MSDSPAYGIDPRGPRFAAGITSLLLAIDVLLGLTGLSTARAGAEWFAYAPLADATFVPGAEWAISYASVGQRILDPAFLLLVVIALLFLWGVLSPRTAPWGVLYRKAVQPRLTPPTELEDPRPPRFAQGVGLFVTAIGLALHLAGVPWALPIAAAMAFVAAFLNAVFGLCLGCQLYLLLQRVGLVGRERASAA comes from the coding sequence ATGTCTGACTCCCCCGCATACGGCATCGACCCCCGAGGACCCCGTTTCGCGGCGGGCATCACGAGCCTCCTGCTGGCCATCGACGTGCTCCTGGGGCTCACCGGCCTGTCGACCGCGCGCGCGGGCGCCGAGTGGTTCGCGTACGCGCCCCTCGCCGATGCGACTTTCGTGCCGGGCGCGGAGTGGGCGATCAGCTACGCGTCCGTCGGTCAGCGCATCCTCGACCCCGCGTTCCTCCTGCTCGTGGTGATCGCGCTCCTGTTCCTGTGGGGCGTGCTCTCGCCGCGCACCGCGCCGTGGGGCGTGCTCTACCGCAAGGCGGTGCAGCCGCGACTCACCCCGCCCACCGAGCTCGAGGACCCGCGCCCGCCGCGCTTCGCGCAGGGCGTCGGCCTGTTCGTCACCGCGATCGGCCTCGCGCTCCACCTCGCCGGAGTGCCGTGGGCACTGCCGATCGCGGCTGCCATGGCCTTCGTCGCGGCGTTCCTCAACGCCGTGTTCGGGCTGTGCCTCGGGTGCCAGCTCTACCTCCTCCTGCAGCGCGTCGGCCTGGTCGGCCGCGAGCGCGCGTCGGCCGCCTGA
- a CDS encoding OsmC family peroxiredoxin, which produces MTVTSEASTAWKGSLADGQGTVTLVSSGTGTFDVNWKARSEGSSSTTTPEELIAAAHSSCFSMALSHELTQNGTPPESIDTTASVTFTPGTGITGSHLNVNAVVPGIEPEDFERIAQAAKVGCPVSQALAGVEITLEATLA; this is translated from the coding sequence ATGACCGTCACGAGCGAAGCCAGCACCGCTTGGAAGGGCAGCCTTGCCGACGGCCAGGGCACCGTCACCCTGGTGTCTTCGGGCACCGGCACGTTCGATGTGAACTGGAAGGCCCGCAGCGAGGGGTCGAGCTCCACGACGACTCCGGAGGAGCTCATCGCCGCGGCGCACTCATCGTGCTTCAGCATGGCGCTGTCGCACGAGCTCACTCAGAACGGCACTCCGCCCGAGTCGATCGACACGACGGCATCCGTCACGTTCACGCCGGGCACCGGCATCACCGGCAGCCACCTCAACGTCAACGCGGTCGTGCCGGGCATCGAGCCCGAGGACTTCGAGCGCATCGCGCAGGCGGCGAAGGTCGGGTGCCCGGTCTCGCAGGCGCTCGCCGGCGTCGAGATCACCCTCGAGGCGACACTTGCCTGA
- a CDS encoding TIGR01777 family oxidoreductase, which yields MPEPGRGRRVVIGGASGLIGRALADSLRADGVAVTRLVRRPAEDPDEVEWLSRPEPLDPAVLDGADAVVGLNGASIGRFPWTGKYKNTLLWSRITPTQAIARAVREVGPDAPPFVSASAVGYYGSAPGRRLTEDSPRGESFLADLCGEWETAAFAAGTRARVAVLRTAPIVHADGILKPLMLLTRVGASGPVGRGTQAWPWISLEDAVRGIRHVIDSGLEGPVNLTGPTRATANDLGFALARRMNRPYLVRAPEWGMRLVLGRDATDALLTSDMHVVPEKLEASGFTFRHPRVEDAVAAAVPAAD from the coding sequence TTGCCTGAACCCGGTCGTGGCCGGCGCGTCGTCATCGGCGGCGCGTCCGGCCTGATCGGGCGCGCGCTTGCCGACAGTCTTCGTGCGGACGGCGTGGCGGTGACCCGGCTCGTCCGGCGGCCCGCCGAGGATCCGGACGAGGTCGAGTGGCTCAGCCGCCCCGAGCCGCTGGACCCGGCCGTGCTCGATGGCGCGGACGCCGTCGTCGGGCTCAACGGCGCGAGCATCGGCCGCTTCCCGTGGACGGGGAAGTACAAGAACACGCTCCTGTGGTCGCGCATCACGCCGACGCAGGCGATCGCGCGCGCCGTGCGAGAAGTGGGGCCGGATGCCCCGCCCTTCGTTTCCGCGTCGGCGGTCGGCTACTACGGCTCCGCTCCCGGCCGGCGGCTGACCGAGGACTCCCCGCGTGGCGAGTCGTTCCTCGCGGATCTGTGCGGCGAATGGGAGACGGCCGCCTTCGCGGCGGGCACGCGGGCGCGCGTCGCGGTGCTGCGGACGGCGCCGATCGTGCACGCGGACGGCATCCTGAAGCCGCTCATGCTCCTCACCCGCGTCGGTGCGAGCGGCCCTGTCGGACGGGGCACACAGGCGTGGCCGTGGATCTCGCTCGAGGACGCGGTGCGCGGCATCCGTCACGTCATCGACTCAGGTCTCGAGGGACCCGTCAACCTCACGGGACCCACGCGCGCCACGGCCAACGACCTCGGGTTCGCGCTCGCGCGGCGCATGAACCGGCCGTACCTCGTACGCGCGCCCGAGTGGGGCATGCGGCTCGTGCTCGGCCGCGACGCGACCGACGCGCTGCTCACGTCCGACATGCACGTCGTGCCCGAGAAGCTCGAGGCGTCCGGCTTCACGTTCCGGCACCCCCGTGTCGAGGACGCGGTCGCCGCGGCGGTGCCGGCTGCCGACTGA
- the dapB gene encoding 4-hydroxy-tetrahydrodipicolinate reductase: MTTRVAIVGGTGKLGGIIRSVVKAEDGFEVHSVLSSRSTLDELDGADLVVDASSPAVSIDVVRGAIDRGINVLVGTSGWSAERIALVRPLVTAAGTGAVFIPNFSLGSVLSTALAAAAAPFFRSIEIVEAHRETKIDSPSGTAVRTAELIAAARGAVGPVESPHVDQRARGQQVASVPVHSLRRPGVVAKQDVILSGPGESVTITHDTLDPALAYAPGIRIALRAARDARGVTVGLDSFIDLGVRVPGVVEEPPVSDGDVSGQVAGVTPA; this comes from the coding sequence ATGACGACGCGCGTGGCCATCGTGGGCGGGACAGGCAAGCTCGGCGGGATCATCCGCTCCGTCGTCAAGGCCGAGGACGGCTTCGAAGTGCACTCCGTGTTGTCATCGCGATCCACGCTCGACGAGCTCGACGGCGCCGACCTCGTGGTCGACGCGTCGTCGCCGGCCGTCTCGATCGACGTCGTGCGCGGGGCCATCGATCGCGGCATCAACGTGCTCGTCGGGACATCGGGATGGTCGGCCGAACGCATCGCGCTCGTGCGCCCGCTCGTGACCGCCGCGGGCACCGGCGCGGTCTTCATCCCGAATTTCTCTCTGGGGTCGGTGCTCAGCACGGCGCTCGCCGCCGCGGCGGCACCCTTCTTCCGGTCGATCGAGATCGTCGAGGCGCACCGCGAGACGAAGATCGACTCGCCGAGCGGCACCGCCGTGCGCACCGCGGAGCTCATCGCGGCGGCGCGCGGTGCGGTCGGCCCCGTCGAGTCGCCGCACGTCGATCAGCGCGCCCGCGGTCAGCAGGTCGCGAGCGTGCCTGTGCACTCGCTGCGCCGCCCGGGGGTCGTCGCCAAGCAGGACGTGATCCTGTCCGGGCCGGGGGAGTCGGTGACGATCACGCACGACACGCTGGATCCCGCGCTCGCGTATGCGCCCGGCATCCGCATCGCCCTCCGCGCGGCGCGCGACGCCCGGGGCGTCACCGTCGGCCTCGACAGCTTCATCGACCTCGGCGTACGCGTGCCCGGCGTGGTCGAGGAGCCGCCCGTGAGCGACGGAGACGTCTCGGGCCAGGTCGCCGGCGTGACCCCCGCATGA
- a CDS encoding GNAT family N-acetyltransferase: protein MAEIVEASVDSPEAHALLADYFALRAEIFPGGGYRTVFPDPAAFEPPAGVFVMVSDDDGTPVGCGGIRRVPDGPAGIRYEVKHLYLAPATRGRGWGRMLLADLERRAREWGAAELVLDTHHTLEAAGGLYAASGFTQIEPYNDNPNATRWYAKSLA from the coding sequence ATGGCCGAAATCGTCGAGGCATCCGTCGACTCACCCGAAGCGCATGCCCTCCTCGCCGACTACTTCGCGCTGCGCGCCGAGATCTTCCCCGGCGGCGGCTACCGCACGGTGTTCCCCGATCCCGCGGCCTTCGAGCCGCCGGCCGGAGTGTTCGTGATGGTGAGCGACGACGACGGCACGCCCGTCGGCTGCGGCGGCATCCGCCGCGTCCCGGACGGCCCTGCGGGCATCCGCTACGAGGTCAAGCACCTGTACCTCGCCCCCGCGACGCGCGGGCGAGGATGGGGCCGGATGCTCCTCGCCGACCTCGAGCGCCGGGCGCGCGAATGGGGCGCCGCCGAGCTCGTGCTCGACACCCACCACACCCTCGAGGCCGCGGGCGGTCTCTACGCGGCGAGCGGGTTCACGCAGATCGAGCCGTACAACGACAACCCGAACGCGACCCGCTGGTACGCCAAATCGCTCGCCTGA
- a CDS encoding histidine phosphatase family protein — MTHYIYLVRHGEHQDAEHGLADGPLSPRGRRQAALLADRMSGVPFDAVWHSPLERASQTAHAVADRMPSVNPEPSALLFDCVPTGMTPETPAAFEPFFGGVTDAEIEAGRAQMGDAVSEFLVRRPGEVHELLITHNFVIAWFVREVLQAPEWRWMTLNQAHCGLTVIAQKQGRPWTLVSHNDMAHLPVELRTGLPEAYPV, encoded by the coding sequence GTGACGCACTACATCTACCTCGTGCGGCACGGCGAGCATCAGGACGCCGAGCACGGTCTCGCCGACGGACCCCTCTCGCCGCGCGGCCGCCGACAGGCCGCGCTCCTGGCCGATCGCATGTCCGGCGTGCCGTTCGACGCCGTGTGGCACTCGCCCCTCGAGCGCGCGAGCCAGACCGCGCACGCGGTGGCCGACCGCATGCCGTCGGTGAACCCCGAGCCCTCGGCGCTCCTGTTCGACTGCGTCCCGACCGGCATGACCCCCGAGACGCCGGCGGCGTTCGAGCCCTTCTTCGGCGGCGTCACCGACGCCGAGATCGAAGCGGGGCGCGCGCAGATGGGCGACGCCGTGAGCGAGTTCCTCGTGCGCCGCCCGGGCGAGGTGCACGAGCTGCTCATCACGCACAACTTCGTCATCGCATGGTTCGTGCGCGAGGTCCTGCAGGCGCCCGAGTGGCGGTGGATGACGCTCAACCAGGCGCACTGCGGCCTCACCGTCATCGCGCAGAAGCAGGGCCGCCCGTGGACGCTCGTGTCGCACAACGACATGGCGCACCTGCCCGTCGAGCTGCGCACCGGCCTGCCCGAGGCCTACCCCGTCTGA
- a CDS encoding aldo/keto reductase, translating into MAYFDVDSKRTTTHLAGVAVAAQATDAAAPPAPHPSAPIPVQGPSVGESVRVRLGETGLDVFPLILGGAEFGWNVDLESSHAIIDAFIELGGNALHTADSFSGGRSEHIVGQWLHSRGIRDDIVLMVRVGGNPDHPGLGPVNLVRAVESSLTRLRTDRIDVLYLDATADTSTALEDTLATAEWLVESGKIGSLAAIGYSAAQLVEARIFASAGFPRITVLDVPYNVLRRHEFDDDLRLVAGAQGMAVTPSHALEHGFLAGRHRTRVRGALSVRGAQLAANLNRRGSRTLRALDAVGSELGVPDAAVAVAWLLAQRLVTAPIINAFAPQHVEELVQGVGVRLNRAQLADIGRASE; encoded by the coding sequence ATGGCTTACTTCGACGTCGATTCGAAGCGAACGACGACGCATCTGGCCGGCGTGGCAGTGGCCGCACAGGCGACGGATGCCGCGGCGCCCCCTGCTCCGCACCCGTCCGCGCCCATCCCGGTGCAGGGTCCCTCCGTCGGCGAGAGCGTCCGCGTCCGACTCGGCGAGACCGGGCTCGACGTCTTCCCGCTCATCCTCGGCGGCGCCGAGTTCGGCTGGAACGTCGACCTGGAGTCCAGCCACGCGATCATCGACGCGTTCATCGAGCTGGGCGGCAATGCGCTGCACACCGCCGACAGCTTCTCGGGAGGCCGCAGCGAGCACATCGTCGGGCAGTGGCTGCACTCGCGCGGCATCCGCGACGACATCGTGCTCATGGTGCGCGTCGGCGGCAACCCCGACCACCCCGGCCTCGGCCCCGTCAACCTCGTGCGTGCGGTCGAGTCGTCGCTCACGCGCCTGCGCACCGATCGCATCGACGTGCTGTACCTCGACGCGACGGCCGACACGTCCACCGCGCTCGAAGACACGCTCGCGACGGCGGAGTGGCTCGTCGAGTCCGGCAAGATCGGGTCCCTCGCGGCGATCGGCTACTCGGCCGCGCAGCTCGTCGAGGCGCGCATCTTCGCATCGGCGGGCTTCCCGCGCATCACGGTGCTCGACGTCCCCTACAACGTCCTGCGCCGCCACGAGTTCGACGACGACCTGCGGCTCGTCGCCGGTGCGCAGGGCATGGCCGTGACTCCGTCGCACGCGCTCGAGCACGGCTTCCTCGCGGGCCGGCACCGCACGCGCGTACGCGGTGCGCTCTCGGTGCGCGGCGCTCAGCTCGCGGCGAACCTCAATCGGCGCGGCAGCCGCACGCTGCGCGCGCTGGACGCGGTCGGCTCCGAGCTCGGGGTGCCCGACGCCGCGGTCGCGGTGGCTTGGCTGCTCGCGCAGCGGCTCGTGACGGCGCCGATCATCAACGCGTTCGCTCCGCAGCACGTCGAGGAGCTCGTGCAGGGTGTGGGCGTCCGCCTCAACCGCGCGCAGCTCGCCGACATCGGTCGCGCGTCTGAATAG
- a CDS encoding polyribonucleotide nucleotidyltransferase, with protein sequence MEGPEITFAEAVLDNGRFGTRTVRFETGRLAQQAQGAVAAYLDEETMLLSATSASKQPREGFDFFPLTVDVEERSYAAGKIPGSFFRREGRPSTDAILVCRLIDRPLRPSFVDGLRNEVQIVVTVLSIAPGEFYDALAINAASLSTQISGLPFSGPIAGVRLALVPGHGEHSDQWVAFPNTKVLEDAVFDLVVAGRVLEDGDVAIMMVEAEATEHSWNLIKAGATKPSEEIVAQGLEAAKPFIRELVAAQNVVANAAAKEIQPYPVFLPYSQETYDFVAARAYDELVPVYQIADKQERQNADDAIRERVKGELIAAVEANELPAVATIEFSAAYKSVTKKIVRGRILTESVRIDGRGLADIRPLDAEVQVIPRVHGSAIFQRGETQILGVTTLNMLKMEQQIDSLSPVTHKRYMHHYNFPPYSTGETGRVGSPKRREIGHGFLAERALVPVLPSREEFPYAIRQVSEALGSNGSTSMGSVCASTLSLLNAGVPLRAPVAGIAMGLVSDEVDGQTRYAALTDILGAEDALGDMDFKVAGTSEFVTAIQLDTKLDGIPSSVLSAALQQAKDARMRILDVINAAIDGPDEMAPTAPRVISVQIPVDKIGELIGPKGKTINAIQDETGAEISIEEDGTVYIGATDGPSAEAARAQVNAIANPTNPEVGEQFLGTVVKIATFGAFISLLPGKDGLLHVSEVRKLAGGKRVENVEDVLGVGQKLLVRITKIDDRGKLSLEPVLEEADQESRAVASVGPEAPAEG encoded by the coding sequence TTGGAAGGTCCTGAAATCACGTTCGCCGAAGCCGTCCTCGACAACGGACGCTTCGGCACCCGCACGGTCCGGTTCGAGACCGGACGACTGGCCCAGCAGGCCCAGGGCGCCGTGGCGGCGTACCTCGACGAGGAGACGATGCTCCTGTCGGCCACCAGCGCCAGCAAGCAGCCCCGTGAGGGCTTCGACTTCTTCCCGCTGACGGTCGATGTCGAGGAGCGCTCGTACGCGGCCGGCAAGATCCCCGGCTCGTTCTTCCGTCGCGAGGGCCGTCCCTCCACCGACGCGATCCTCGTGTGCCGCCTGATCGACCGCCCGCTGCGTCCGTCGTTCGTCGACGGCCTGCGCAACGAGGTCCAGATCGTCGTGACGGTGCTCTCGATCGCGCCGGGTGAGTTCTACGACGCGCTCGCGATCAACGCGGCATCGCTGTCGACCCAGATCTCGGGCCTGCCGTTCTCGGGTCCGATCGCGGGCGTGCGCCTCGCGCTCGTTCCAGGCCACGGCGAGCACTCCGACCAGTGGGTCGCGTTCCCGAACACGAAGGTCCTCGAGGACGCCGTGTTCGACCTCGTCGTCGCGGGCCGCGTGCTCGAGGACGGCGACGTCGCGATCATGATGGTCGAGGCCGAGGCGACCGAGCACAGCTGGAACCTCATCAAGGCCGGCGCCACCAAGCCCAGCGAGGAGATCGTCGCTCAGGGCCTCGAGGCGGCGAAGCCCTTCATCCGCGAGCTCGTGGCCGCGCAGAACGTCGTGGCGAACGCGGCGGCGAAGGAGATCCAGCCGTATCCCGTGTTCCTGCCCTACAGCCAGGAGACCTACGACTTCGTCGCCGCCCGCGCGTACGACGAGCTCGTGCCGGTGTACCAGATCGCCGACAAGCAGGAGCGTCAGAACGCCGACGACGCGATCCGCGAGCGGGTCAAGGGCGAGCTCATCGCCGCGGTCGAGGCGAACGAGCTTCCTGCCGTCGCGACGATCGAGTTCTCGGCCGCCTACAAGTCCGTGACCAAGAAGATCGTGCGCGGTCGCATCCTCACCGAGAGCGTCCGCATCGACGGTCGTGGCCTCGCCGACATACGTCCGCTCGACGCCGAGGTGCAGGTCATCCCGCGCGTCCACGGCTCGGCGATCTTCCAGCGCGGCGAGACCCAGATCCTGGGCGTCACCACGCTGAACATGCTCAAAATGGAGCAGCAGATCGACTCGCTGTCGCCCGTCACGCACAAGCGCTACATGCACCACTACAACTTCCCGCCCTACTCGACGGGTGAGACGGGTCGTGTGGGCAGCCCCAAGCGCCGCGAGATCGGCCACGGATTCCTCGCCGAGCGCGCGCTCGTCCCGGTGCTGCCGTCGCGTGAGGAGTTCCCCTACGCGATCCGCCAGGTGTCCGAGGCGCTGGGCTCGAACGGCTCGACGTCGATGGGCTCGGTGTGCGCGTCGACCCTGTCGCTGCTCAACGCCGGTGTGCCGCTGCGCGCTCCGGTCGCGGGCATCGCGATGGGGCTCGTGTCCGACGAGGTGGACGGCCAGACGCGCTACGCCGCGCTGACCGACATCCTCGGCGCCGAGGACGCGCTGGGCGACATGGACTTCAAGGTCGCCGGCACGAGCGAGTTCGTCACGGCGATCCAGCTCGACACGAAGCTCGACGGCATCCCGTCGTCGGTGCTGTCGGCGGCGCTTCAGCAGGCCAAGGACGCGCGCATGCGCATCCTCGATGTCATCAACGCGGCGATCGACGGTCCCGACGAGATGGCCCCGACGGCCCCGCGCGTGATCAGCGTGCAGATCCCGGTCGACAAGATCGGCGAGCTCATCGGCCCCAAGGGCAAGACGATCAACGCGATCCAGGACGAGACCGGCGCCGAGATCTCCATCGAGGAGGACGGCACCGTCTACATCGGCGCGACCGACGGCCCGTCGGCCGAGGCCGCGCGCGCCCAGGTGAACGCGATCGCCAACCCGACCAACCCCGAAGTCGGCGAGCAGTTCCTGGGCACGGTCGTGAAGATCGCGACCTTCGGCGCGTTCATCTCGCTCCTGCCCGGCAAGGACGGCCTGCTGCACGTCAGCGAGGTCCGCAAGCTCGCCGGCGGCAAGCGCGTCGAGAACGTCGAGGACGTGCTGGGCGTCGGGCAGAAGCTGCTCGTGCGCATCACGAAGATCGACGACCGCGGCAAGCTGTCGCTGGAGCCGGTGCTCGAGGAGGCCGACCAGGAGAGCCGTGCGGTTGCGAGCGTCGGCCCCGAGGCTCCTGCCGAAGGCTGA
- a CDS encoding DUF5302 domain-containing protein: MSTDDKPAGAASDEMKRKFKEALDKKNAQHREGEAHLDGDSSVHGTHGAITKREFRRKSG; this comes from the coding sequence ATGAGCACCGACGACAAGCCGGCGGGCGCGGCATCCGATGAGATGAAGCGCAAGTTCAAAGAAGCACTCGACAAGAAGAACGCGCAGCACCGCGAGGGCGAAGCGCACCTGGACGGCGACTCGTCCGTCCACGGCACGCACGGCGCGATCACGAAGCGAGAGTTCCGCCGCAAGAGCGGATGA
- a CDS encoding MFS transporter has translation MCTGTALSALNSGMIAVALTTLRREFSVDVATVTWVITVFYLTSAVLQPLMGRLADRYGAHRVFTFGMIVVAIAGATGPFAPSLEWVCVARVVLAVGTAAAFPSAAALLRSLAPRGGFDAARIIGRIQLIDTSAAAIGPVVGGALILAAGWEAVFWINVPLAALAIVSTRVLIPRDEPRDRVPLRRTLSESDIPGLVAFAATVAATLMFLLALPDGPEWPLLAVAVVACALFAWREPRARVPFIDLRLLAANLPLVRVYVLFVIANVVLYGTLFGIPQYLEEDASYSTAIVGVMLVPLAAFNAVLARPIERLIDRWGVRRTMLAGGAGLVVATAALPLLALSPQWWIVLLVMAAVGIPYAFVLISLTQSLYRTAPPAIVGQAAGLFQTARSIGCISAAAVVGLSFSGSVGADDWIVLSLVVAAAALVLAVTMAATGRPAGARAA, from the coding sequence CTGTGCACGGGCACGGCGCTGAGTGCGCTGAATTCGGGCATGATCGCGGTCGCCCTGACCACGCTTCGCCGCGAGTTCTCGGTCGACGTGGCGACCGTCACGTGGGTCATCACCGTCTTCTACCTCACGTCAGCCGTGCTGCAGCCGCTCATGGGGCGGCTCGCCGACCGGTACGGCGCCCATCGCGTCTTCACGTTCGGCATGATCGTCGTCGCGATCGCGGGCGCCACGGGTCCGTTCGCACCGTCTCTCGAGTGGGTGTGCGTCGCGCGGGTCGTTCTCGCGGTCGGCACGGCCGCCGCGTTCCCGTCCGCCGCCGCGCTCCTGCGCTCGCTCGCACCACGGGGCGGCTTCGACGCGGCCCGGATCATCGGACGGATCCAGCTCATCGACACGAGCGCGGCTGCCATCGGGCCCGTGGTCGGCGGTGCGCTCATCCTTGCGGCGGGCTGGGAGGCGGTCTTCTGGATCAACGTGCCGCTCGCGGCGCTTGCGATCGTCAGCACGCGCGTCCTCATCCCGCGCGACGAGCCCCGCGACCGCGTTCCGCTCCGGCGGACGCTGAGCGAGTCCGACATCCCGGGCCTGGTCGCGTTCGCGGCGACGGTCGCCGCGACGCTCATGTTCCTGCTCGCCCTCCCCGACGGGCCGGAATGGCCGCTGCTGGCCGTCGCGGTCGTCGCCTGCGCGCTCTTCGCATGGCGCGAGCCGCGAGCGCGCGTTCCTTTCATCGATCTTCGGCTCCTCGCCGCGAACCTGCCGCTCGTGCGCGTCTACGTCCTCTTCGTCATCGCGAACGTCGTGCTGTACGGCACGCTCTTCGGCATCCCGCAGTACCTCGAGGAGGACGCGTCGTACTCGACCGCGATCGTGGGAGTCATGCTCGTGCCGCTCGCGGCGTTCAACGCGGTGCTCGCCCGCCCGATCGAGCGCCTCATCGACCGGTGGGGCGTCCGCCGCACGATGCTCGCGGGCGGCGCAGGGCTCGTCGTGGCGACCGCGGCGCTCCCGCTGCTCGCCCTGTCGCCGCAATGGTGGATCGTCCTGCTCGTCATGGCGGCCGTCGGCATCCCGTACGCGTTCGTGCTCATCTCGCTCACGCAGTCGCTCTACCGCACGGCGCCGCCCGCGATCGTCGGCCAGGCGGCCGGGCTCTTCCAGACGGCGCGGTCGATCGGCTGCATCTCGGCGGCGGCGGTCGTCGGCCTGTCGTTCTCGGGATCGGTGGGAGCGGACGACTGGATCGTGCTCTCGCTCGTGGTCGCGGCCGCGGCACTCGTGCTCGCCGTGACGATGGCGGCGACGGGCCGCCCGGCCGGCGCGCGTGCCGCGTGA
- a CDS encoding helix-turn-helix transcriptional regulator, producing MRIGKDLVAAVATPLVLGILAEGESYGYAILQRVSELSDGELEWSDGMLYPLLHRLERLGYVEASWGMSPTGRRRRHYRLSASGHAAIADQRRQWEVASAALKRVWDDRGSARVALAWAA from the coding sequence GTGCGCATCGGGAAGGACCTCGTGGCGGCGGTCGCGACGCCCCTCGTGCTCGGAATCCTGGCCGAGGGCGAGTCGTACGGGTACGCGATCCTCCAGCGCGTGAGCGAGCTCTCAGACGGTGAGCTCGAGTGGAGCGACGGCATGCTCTATCCGCTGCTCCACCGCCTTGAGCGGCTCGGCTACGTCGAGGCGTCGTGGGGCATGTCCCCCACGGGCCGCCGGCGGCGTCACTACCGGCTGAGCGCGAGCGGCCACGCCGCCATCGCGGACCAGCGCCGGCAATGGGAGGTCGCCAGCGCCGCGCTCAAGCGCGTGTGGGACGACCGCGGGAGCGCGCGAGTGGCTCTCGCGTGGGCGGCATGA